CCGTCCCCATTAATTCTTCTCCTACAAAAACCTGGATTGTAAATTCTTTATTATGAGCCGGTCCTTCCTCCGCGGTCACAATATAATGCGGAGATGCCATTTTATGCGCATGCGTAAATTCTAATAACTGTCCCTTGTAATTTGTATCCATCAGAAATGAATCTCCTTCTTCCAATGGTTTTACAAGCTGGTTAATTATAAATTTTTCTGCGCTCGCAAGTCCGTGGTCTAGATAGATTGCGCCGATAATTGCTTCGAGTGCGTCCGCGAGTATCGATTGAATTCCTTCAACCGTATCTTTTAAATATCTCTGATTGTAAAGAATATAATTTTGAAGTCCTATTGAATCGGCTGCAGATGCAAGACTCTCCCGGTTAACTAACAGCGAGCGCGACTTTGTTAAGAATCCTTCTTCTTCGTAGGGATATTTCTCAAAAAGATATTTCCCAATAACCAAACTTAGAACCGAATCGCCTAGATATTCCAGCCGTTCATTCGATTTCTGAAATTCCGGATGAAGATCGAGGAATGAACTGTGTGTTAATGCTTTAATATAAAATTTTGGATTTTTTATAGATATGTGAAGAGTTCTTTGAAGATCTGATAATTTTTTCTGTAATTCTTTTTTGAAATAATTTTCAGTTGAGAAATCTCTTTTGTAAAAAAACTTTATTCTATCAAGAATAGACAAAAATCATCCTACAAACTTTTTGAAAAGTAAAGACGCATTATGTCCGCCGAATCCGAATGTATTACTTATAGCGTAATTGATCTCTTTCTTCACCGCAACTTTCGGTGTGTAATTCAGATCCATTTCGGGTTCAGCCGCATCATGATTAATTGTTGGAGGAATAAGAGAGTTTTTTATTGCAAGAATAGTAGCTATCGCTTCAACCGCACCGGCGGCTCCGAGTAAATGTCCCGTCATCGATTTTGTAGAACTGACGGCAAGTTTATACGAGTGTTCCCCGAAGACCGTTTTTATAGCTTGAGTTTCATTCTGATCATTTAATTCTGTAGAAGTACCGTGAGCGTTTATATAATCAACTTGATTCGGCTGAATCCCTCCGTCGCGTAAAGCTTCACGCATGGAACGAACCGCGCCTTCGCCTCCCGGCGGTGGAGCTGTAACGTGATAAGCATCGCCTGTCAAACCGACTCCGACGATTTCACCGTAAATATTCGCTCCTCGTTTTACCGCGTGTTCTAATTCCTCCAGTACAAGAGTACCCGAACCTTCTCCCATTACAAAACCGTTTCTGTCTTTATCAAAAGGTCTTGATGCTTCCATGTATCTATCATTCCAGGTTGAAAGCGCCCTCGCGGAATTAAATCCGCCGATTGCCATCGGTGTGATTGATGCTTCCGATCCGCCGGTTACCATAAGATCTGCCGAACCGCGTTCGATCAAAATGAATGCATCAGCAATCGCGTGCGATGAAGTTGCGCATGCCGATACTGTTGCATAGTTCGGTCCTTTTAAACCAAAGCGAATTGAAATCTGTCCCGCGGCAATATCCGGAATCATTTTAGGTACGAAGAAAGGGCTGATCCTTTTCGCGCCGCCGTTCATATAATTTGTATGTTCTTCTTCCCATGTTACCATACCGCCGATACCGCTTCCGAAAACAACGCCTATTCTTTCCAAATTGATTTTAGAAAGATCAAGTTTGGAATCTTCCATTGCCATTGTTGCGGTTGCTAAAGCGTAGTGAGTAAACGGATCCATACGGCGGAGTTCTTTTTTGTCGATATAGTTGAGTGGATCAAAATTTTTAAGCTCGCAAGCAAAATGAGTATTAAAAGAAGATGGATCGAACTTTGTAATTTGACATACGCCGTTTCTGCCGGTTGATAAACCTTCCCAGAATTCCTGGACGTTGTTACCAATCGGAGTTAATGCGCCGATGCCGGTTACCACTACTCTTCTTTTACTCATCACTATTCCTTATTTATTTTTTTGAAGGAGTTGAATTTATAACAAAGGCGGTCTCAAAAGTAATTCTCCAAATTTCTTAAAATGATCTGTTTTAATCCTGCCGGCGCATAATATTTTGTAATGAGCCGTTATTTTCAAAACAGATTACTTTTGAGACATCCTCGTTACCGTAATTTTATTTGCCTAATTTTTCCTTCAAGTATTTAGTTGCATCGCCAACAGTAGAGATTTTTTCGGCGTCTTCATCTGGAATGGAAATATCAAAAGCCGACTCAAAACCCATAACTAATTCAACGATGTCAAGTGAGTCTGCACCGAGATCGTTTGTGAATGAAGCTGCTGGTGTAATTTGTGATTCTTCCACACCAAGTTTATCCATAACGATTTCTTTTACTTTTGCTTCAACGTCCATTTCTGCTCCTCTTTGTGATTGAAATGATATTTGATTAATTGATTTATTTTTTTAATAAAAATTGAATTACAAAAAACTACATTACCATTCCGCCGTCAACCGTTAAGACTTGCCCAGTGATATAATCTGAATCACTGCTGCATAAGAACAATACTGTTTTTGCGACATCTTCCGGTTTGCCTAGACGTTTAATCGGAACATTAGATAATATTGCTTCTTTCTGCTGATCGTTCATTTTACCCGTCATATCGGTTTCTATAAATCCCGGTGCAACCGCGTTTACATTAATATTTCTCGATGCCAATTCTTTAGCGTTCGATTTTGTCAATCCTATTACACCTGCTTTCGAGGCAACGTAATTTGCCTGTCCGGGATTTCCGACTATTCCTACTACAGAACTTATATTTACAATTTTCCCGAAGCGTTGTGAGATCATCGGTTTCAAAATTGCTTTGGTATAATTAAATACACTTTTCAAGTTCGAATTGATCACAAGATCAAAATCCTTTTCTGTCATTCTAAGCATCAAAGTATCTTTAGTAATGCCGGCATTATTAACAAGAATATCGATACCGCCGAGTTTTTCAAGCGCGAATTTAACTGTTTCTTCTGCCGCTGCAAAGGAAGAAGCATCTGCCTTGAATCCAAATATTTTTACTGATTCGTTCGACAACTCATTTTCAATCGCGAGTGCCGATTCATCCGAGCTGAAATAAGTAAAAACCACATTACAACCATTCGCGACAAGCTCTTTAACTATTG
The nucleotide sequence above comes from Ignavibacteriales bacterium. Encoded proteins:
- the rnc gene encoding ribonuclease III, with translation MSILDRIKFFYKRDFSTENYFKKELQKKLSDLQRTLHISIKNPKFYIKALTHSSFLDLHPEFQKSNERLEYLGDSVLSLVIGKYLFEKYPYEEEGFLTKSRSLLVNRESLASAADSIGLQNYILYNQRYLKDTVEGIQSILADALEAIIGAIYLDHGLASAEKFIINQLVKPLEEGDSFLMDTNYKGQLLEFTHAHKMASPHYIVTAEEGPAHNKEFTIQVFVGEELMGTGLGKNKKTAEQMASQTALQKLNQT
- the fabF gene encoding beta-ketoacyl-ACP synthase II, whose product is MSKRRVVVTGIGALTPIGNNVQEFWEGLSTGRNGVCQITKFDPSSFNTHFACELKNFDPLNYIDKKELRRMDPFTHYALATATMAMEDSKLDLSKINLERIGVVFGSGIGGMVTWEEEHTNYMNGGAKRISPFFVPKMIPDIAAGQISIRFGLKGPNYATVSACATSSHAIADAFILIERGSADLMVTGGSEASITPMAIGGFNSARALSTWNDRYMEASRPFDKDRNGFVMGEGSGTLVLEELEHAVKRGANIYGEIVGVGLTGDAYHVTAPPPGGEGAVRSMREALRDGGIQPNQVDYINAHGTSTELNDQNETQAIKTVFGEHSYKLAVSSTKSMTGHLLGAAGAVEAIATILAIKNSLIPPTINHDAAEPEMDLNYTPKVAVKKEINYAISNTFGFGGHNASLLFKKFVG
- the fabG gene encoding 3-oxoacyl-[acyl-carrier-protein] reductase; protein product: MKLLNKRAIVTGGTRGIGKAIVKELVANGCNVVFTYFSSDESALAIENELSNESVKIFGFKADASSFAAAEETVKFALEKLGGIDILVNNAGITKDTLMLRMTEKDFDLVINSNLKSVFNYTKAILKPMISQRFGKIVNISSVVGIVGNPGQANYVASKAGVIGLTKSNAKELASRNINVNAVAPGFIETDMTGKMNDQQKEAILSNVPIKRLGKPEDVAKTVLFLCSSDSDYITGQVLTVDGGMVM
- a CDS encoding acyl carrier protein: MDVEAKVKEIVMDKLGVEESQITPAASFTNDLGADSLDIVELVMGFESAFDISIPDEDAEKISTVGDATKYLKEKLGK